The DNA window CCGGCGACGCCCCTACGGCGAGGACTCCATCCCCGCCAGCCCCTTCGCCAGGTCCTCGGCGTTCATGACCGGAGCGACCTCGACCTCGGCGTTGAACTCCAGGAACAGGCTCTCGACCAGGGCGGGCAGCCGCGAGCTCTCCTGGAGGTCGAAGACCATCCAGCAGGAGCGCACGCCCTCGTGCAGGCCGAAGTAGGCGGCCTCGGGCTTGGCCTTCTCCATCAGCGTCTTCATGGCCTGGGGCAGGGACCCGGCCTTGATGCCCTCGTTGCTGGCCGCCGTGTCGAGGTGGGCGCGGAGCATGACTCTCATGCCGACTCCTTCCGTCACGCCCACCCTGTGCGGCCCCGACGGGGGCGGCAACATCTCCTCCACCGTCCGGGGCGGCGGCGGCCCGGCGGCAGCACAGCCCCTAGCCCAGGATCCCCACGTCGTAGAAGAACTGGTACCGGGTCGGGTCGTCCGGCAGGAACCAGTGGAAGCCCTCCTCGAAGAACACGGCCACGAGGTTGACGGCGATGACCAGGCCCAGGAACCCCAGCGCGCACATCCCCACCGTCCGCGGCAGCCCCGGCCCGTCCGCCGGAACCGAGCGGTCCGCCGTCGAGTGGGCAAAGGCCAGGGCGATGCCGATGGCCACCACCGAGGCCTGGAAGAGGATCCACGCCCACACGTACAGGTGCAGGCCGAACACCTCGCTCCCGTACCCCTTGTCCCCCGGCAGGACGTGCAGCATCGTCTGCCGCCAGGAAGCGAAGGAACCGGCGAGCACGGCGACCAGGGACAGGCCCCAGCCCATCATGTAGTCCCGCCCCGTCACCGTGCCGTAGGCGAGCGCCGTCCGCACGATGTACGCCGCTCCCATCGCCGCCAGCAGCATGAACATCCGCTGCACGACGCAGAGCGGGCACGGGTACTCCCACAGCCCGAACTGGTAGAAGAGGCCGCCGCAGACCACGCCCGTCCAGCCGATCGCGAAGACGCAGGCGAACCAGTACTGGACCCGCCCCAGAAGTCCGCCCGTCGGCGCCTCCTCCGGGAGGATGCTGTGCATCACGGCCACCGTCAGTAGCTCAGTTTCAGGGCGAGGCCGCTGGTGATGTGGTGCGCCATCAGCAGGATCACGGCCAGCAGCATCACCCAC is part of the Streptomyces subrutilus genome and encodes:
- a CDS encoding disulfide bond formation protein B, producing the protein MHSILPEEAPTGGLLGRVQYWFACVFAIGWTGVVCGGLFYQFGLWEYPCPLCVVQRMFMLLAAMGAAYIVRTALAYGTVTGRDYMMGWGLSLVAVLAGSFASWRQTMLHVLPGDKGYGSEVFGLHLYVWAWILFQASVVAIGIALAFAHSTADRSVPADGPGLPRTVGMCALGFLGLVIAVNLVAVFFEEGFHWFLPDDPTRYQFFYDVGILG